A genomic stretch from Bacillus sp. N1-1 includes:
- a CDS encoding GntR family transcriptional regulator codes for MEEKKSSKQSLVSLKDKVKQKLRDEIILNNLKPGDRIVETEVAKKFGISQVPVREALRGLEEEGLIRTVKYKGAFVTEIDKVEMYHIFSMRAEIETNALEIILPNLRKRDIGELYDIVDRMKFGKPEYLLQSDLDMEFHRTIIQWSKIEVYTRIWSMLTGHIRRYITALNPKVQILPEEVYKYHLDLVKLMEKGDVEEVQEAFREHIMKMVK; via the coding sequence ATGGAAGAAAAAAAATCAAGTAAACAGTCGTTAGTCTCATTAAAGGATAAAGTTAAACAAAAACTAAGAGATGAGATTATTTTAAACAATCTAAAACCTGGTGATCGAATAGTGGAAACAGAAGTAGCAAAGAAATTTGGAATAAGCCAAGTTCCTGTTCGAGAGGCATTGAGAGGATTAGAAGAAGAAGGGCTTATTCGCACGGTTAAGTATAAAGGAGCTTTCGTTACTGAAATTGATAAGGTGGAAATGTACCATATATTTTCAATGAGAGCTGAAATTGAAACAAATGCACTAGAAATTATTTTACCTAATTTGAGAAAAAGAGATATAGGTGAACTTTATGACATTGTGGATCGAATGAAGTTCGGTAAGCCAGAATATTTACTGCAGTCTGATTTGGATATGGAGTTTCACCGAACCATTATTCAGTGGTCCAAAATAGAAGTCTACACTAGAATATGGAGTATGCTGACTGGACATATCAGGAGGTATATTACAGCGCTTAATCCTAAAGTTCAGATCCTTCCTGAGGAAGTTTATAAATATCATCTAGACCTGGTAAAATTAATGGAAAAAGGTGATGTGGAAGAGGTTCAGGAAGCGTTTAGAGAACATATTATGAAAATGGTTAAATAA